In the genome of Meles meles chromosome 16, mMelMel3.1 paternal haplotype, whole genome shotgun sequence, one region contains:
- the LOC123926655 gene encoding uncharacterized protein LOC123926655, translating into MQGYLEPVHLAPLPALGRVRSRSRTPSRTIIDTRPDQPSSGATTVGRGLDSHHPNDPGSRRQGRAGHDHGEKPSHPRRDGWEKLKSPNPENNEGWGRCCEIGSVSLGLSGCGKGSVTPPAATPANPDPTPGRSAEKPDEACHTHAPLRTGAEGGDRADACLRTEKPHHRGETDLWYGLQRGSSRKTPEAGPRPQALRRLAHEVSRTHRAPRREGFRAAGGDADWTPHGGLVIQQSWGTACPPAMGPHGPVDPCGGPHAVTVTTRGPRHSSHAPESVGDLAAAWPLSQEFGDRYSRMMVARGLRQVTQPPREGSGRGHKGPFLRASPVPLVAVDQPQQAASRRGCDGTDLEGIGPPP; encoded by the exons atgcaggg CTACCTCGAGCCCGTGCACCTTGcgcccctccctgctctgggccGTGTCCGCAGCCGCTCCCGCACCCCCAGCCGG ACCATCATCGACACACGTCCAGACCAGCCCAGCTCAGGAGCCACAACCGTGGGCAGGGGACTGGACAGCCATCACCCCAACGACCCCGGGAGCCGTCgtcagggaagggcaggccacGATCACGGTGAGAAGCCATCTCACCCCCGCCGGGACGGCTGGGAAAAACTCAAAAGCCCAAACCCGGAAAATAACGAGGGCTGGGGAAGATGTTGTGAAATCGGAAGCGTGAGTCTGGGACTCAGCGGCTGTGGAAAAGGGTCCGTAACTCCTCCCGCGGCGACACCAGCAAACCCCGATCCCACGCCAGGCAGGAGCGCCGAGAAACCAGACGAGGCCTGTCACACTCACGCGCCCCTGAGGACCGGGGCTGAGGGAGGGGACCGTGCGGACGCCTGTCTGCGGACAGAGAAGCCCCACCACAGAGGGGAAACGGACCTGTGGTACGGCCTGCAGCGTGGAAGCAGCAGGAAGACGCCAGAAGCCGGCCCAAGGCCCCAGGCGCTGCGACGCCTTGCCCACGAGGTATCCAGAACCCACCGCGCACCGCGCAGAGAGGGCTTCCGGGCCGCTGGAGGGGATGCAGACTGGACCCCTCACGGAG GCCTTGTCATCCAACAGAGCTGGGGGACGGCCTGCCCCCCGGCGATGGGCCCGCACGGCCCCGTAGACCCCTGCGGTGGGCCCCACGCCGTCACGGTCACTACTCGGGGTCCCAGACACTCTTCACATGCCCCCGAGAGTGTGGGGGACCTGGCGGCAGCCTGGCCACTCTCCCAGGAGTTTGGGGACAGATATAGTAGGATGATGgtggccagggggctgag GCAGGTCACACAGCCCCCCAGGGAAGGCTCCGGGAGAGGACACAAAGGGCCTTTCCTGAGAGCATCCCCAGTGCCCCTGGTGGCCGTTGACCAGCCACAGCAGGCTGCCAGCCGCCGGG GTTGTGACGGCACCGATCTTGAGGGGATCGGCCCGCCCCCATGA